In Kwoniella dendrophila CBS 6074 chromosome 7, complete sequence, the following proteins share a genomic window:
- a CDS encoding T-complex protein 1 subunit delta has protein sequence MAAATASAPVGISDSSFTDKGKPTEVRLSNMNAAKAVADAVRTSLGPKGMDKMIQTSTGEVVITNDGATILKHMAVLHPAARMLVELSQAQDIEAGDGTTSVVVLAGSLLSAAEKLLNQGIHPTTVAQSFQKAAAKSVEFLEEMSIPVDLNDRESLLKAASTSLNSKIVSQYSSTLAPIAVSAVTRLVSSSSQNVDLRDIRIVKKVGGTIEDTELVEGLALNQIAMSNAGGPTRMEKAKIGLIQFQLSSPKPDMDNQIVVNDYRQMDKILKEERQYLLNLCKKIKKTGCNVLLIQKSILRDAVTDLSLHFLAKLKILVIKDIERDEIDFISKSTGTKPVADIDSFTEDKLGYADLVEEFQQSGSKTVKITGVKNPGKTVSVVCTGANELVLEESERSLHDALCVVRCLVKKRALIAGGGAPEINVSRLLTEYSNTLKGKEAYCFQSFAEALEIIPTTLAENAGLNPIKIVTELRNKHSLGDKTAGINVKKGIISNILEENVVQPLLVSTSALELAAETVALILRIDDIQVSLFT, from the exons ATGGCTGCTGCTACCGCTTCTGCCCCAGTGGGCATCTCTGATAGCTCCTTCACTGATAAA GGAAAGCCAACAGAAGTCAGGTTATCAAATATGAACGCCGctaaag CTGTTGCCGATGCCGTTAGAACAAGTTTGGGACCAAAAGGAATGGACAAGATG ATTCAAACATCCACTGGAGAAGTAGTGATTACAAATGATGGTGCAACCATTCTTAAACATATGGCTGTTCTCCATCCTGCGGCTCgaatg CTTGTCGAACTTTCCCAAGCACAAGATATTGAAGCAGGAGATGGTACAACCAGTGTTGTTGTATTAGCTGGAAGTTTGTTATCTGCTGCTGAAAAACTCCTTAACCAAG GTATCCATCCTACTACTGTCGCTCAATCATTCCAAAAAGCCGCTGCCAAATCTGTAGAGTTCTTAGAGGAAATGAGTATCCCTGTAGACTTGAACGATAGAGAAAGTTTGTTGAAAGCTGCTAGTACAAGTTTGAATTCTAAA ATCGTCTCACAATACTCTTCCACTCTCGCTCCTATCGCCGTATCAGCTGTAACTAGACTTGtctcctcatcatcacaaaaCGTCGATTTAAGAGATATTAGAATAGTTAAAAAAGTTGGTGGTACAATCGAAGATAcagaattagttgaaggtttagctttaaatCAAATTGCTATGAGTAATGCAGGTGGTCCAacaagaatggaaaaagctaaaattggTTTGATTCAATTCCAATTGAGTAGTCCAAAACCTGAT ATGGACAATCAAATTGTTGTTAACGATTATCGACAAATGGATAAAatattaaaagaagaaagacaataCTTATTAAATTTATGtaaaaaaatcaaaaaaacaGGATGTAATGTTTTATTaattcaaaaatcaattttaagAGATGCTGTAACAGATTTATCATTACATTTTTTAGCCAAATTAAAAATTTTAGTtataaaagatattgaaagggatgaaattgatttcatttcaaaatcaactgGAACAAAACCTGTTGCAgatattgattcttttacagaagataaattaggttatgcagatttagttgaagaatttCAACAATCAGGTTCAAAAACGGTTAAAATTACTGGTGTTAAAAATCCAGGTAAAACTGTTTCTGTTGTTTGTACAGGTGCAAATGAATTAGTTTTagaagaatctgaaagaTCTTTACATGATGCTTTATGTGTTGTTAGATGTTTAGTTaaaaaaag AGCCCTTAttgcaggtggtggtgcaccAGAAATTAAtgtatcaagattattaACAGAATATTCAAATACattaaaaggaaaagaagcaTATTGTTTCCAATCTTTtgctgaagctttagaaatCATTCCAAcaactttagctgaaaatgcAGGTTTAAATCCAATTAAAATTGTAACAGAATTAAGAAATAAACattctttaggtgataaaaCTGCTGGTATTAATGTTAAAAAA GGTATCATCTCAAATATTTTGGAAGAGAATGTCGTCCAACCTTTATTAGTTTCAACAAGTGCTTTagaattagctgctgaaaCTGTTGCTTTAATCTTAAGAATCGATGATATTCAAGTAAGTCTTTTTACATGA